The Thermovibrio guaymasensis genomic interval AGGAGAAGGGAAAGTACGTTATAAGAGTCTGTACGAACCTCTCCTGTATGCTAAACGGTGCTGAGGACATCGTGAGCGAGCTTAAAAGGTTGCTTGGGATAGAGGTTGGCCAAACTACTCCTGACGGTCTCTTTACCCTTGAGGAGTACGAGTGTATGGGCCTCTGTGACGGAGCTCCAGCCTTAACGATTAACGAGGAGAGGTTTTTAAGGGTTAAGAAAGAGGAGCTTCCGCAGATTTTGAAGAAGTTTGGCTGGAAAGGGGAGTAGTTGATGGAAAAGCTTTTGCTCAGGAACGTTGATAAGGAAAACTCCCATACCATAGATGTCTACCTATCGGGCGGCGGGTATCGGGCCTTTAAGAAGGCCCTTAAAGAGATGACCCCAGATGACGTGGTAGAGGAAGTTAAGATAAGCGGACTAAGGGGTCGTGGAGGAGCAGGTTTTCCCACAGGTATGAAGTGGGAGTTTGCGGCTGCAGACGTTAAGGAGCCCAAGTTCTTTGTCTGTAACGCCGATGAAGGGGAACCCTGTACCTTTAAGGATAGGGTAATAATTGAAAAGGATCCCCACGCCCTGATTGAGGGAATGTTAATCGGTGCCTATGCAACAGGGTGCCGCTACGGGTACATCTACATAAGGGGTGAATACCCTATAGGGAGGAAGATTTTAGAGAGGGCAATAGCTGAGGCTTACGAAAGGGGTTTTTTAGGAGAGAACATATTAGGAACTGACTTCTCCTTTGACCTTTACGTTCACAGCGGTGCAGGAGCCTACATCTGCGGTGAAGAAACTGCACTTATTGAGTCGTTGGAGGGGAAGAGGGGAGAGCCAAGGATAAAGCCTCCCTTTCCCGTTAATGCAGGTTACCTGTGGAAACCTACAGTAGTTAACAACGTGGAGACCCTTGCCAACGTTCCTCTAATAATTGAAAGAGGAGGAAAGTGGTACTCCCAGATAGGTTCTCCAGACTGCCCTGGTCCGAAGCTCTTTCCGGTTAGCGGGAAAGTTAAGAGGCCTGGGGTTTATGAGCTTCCTATGGGAACTCCTTTAGAGGAGATAATTTTTGAACATGCCGGAGGGATAGTTAAAGATAGGAAGCTAAAGGCGGTTTTCCCGGGAGGAGCCTCAAGCTCCGTTTTAACCAGTGAGGAGATAAACGTCCCTATGGACTTTCCTTCCCTTGCTAAGGCAGGAACAATGCTCGGTTCAGGGGCAATTATGGTTCTTGATGAGACGGACTGTATAGTTAAGGCTACCCTCAGGCTAACTGAGTTCTTCAGACACGAATCCTGCGGTAAGTGTACTCCCTGCCGTGAGGGAACAGACTGGCTGGTTAGGATTTTAAGGAGGATAGAAGAAGGTAAGGGAAGTGAGGATGACCTTGATGTTATCCTCTCTATCTCTGAGACTATGGAAAACTCTTTCTGCGGTCTTGGAATGGCAGCTCACAACCCAGCTGCCTCAACGGTCCGGAAGTTTAAAGATGAGTACCTTCTGCACGTTAAACTTGGAAGATGCCCCTTTAGGAGTGTCTAATGGAGAGCTTTAAGATAGTTATTGACGGTAAGGAGTGTGAAGCTTTTCCCGGAGAAACCGTTTTAGAGGTTGCTCAGAGGAACGGAATAATAATTCCCGTATTCTGTCACCACAAGGAGCTCCGTCCAGAGGGGGCCTGCAGGGTCTGTCTGGTTGAAGTTGAAGGAGCTCCCCGCCTAGTTACCGCCTGCACTTTAAAGGCTATGCCGAACATGGTCGTTAGGACCAATACTGAGAGGGTCCGCCTTGCAAGGGCTAGAGTTATTGAGATGATTCTGAATAACCATCCCCTTGAGTGTCCCATCTGTGATAAGTCTGGTGAGTGTGAACTTCAGATGACGGGCTTTAGGAACGGTCCTAAGAAGAGTCGCTATAGAGAGCCCCGCCGTGAGAAGGATATAGTGATTCAAGGGCCTTTAATTGAGATAGACAACGATAGGTGCATCCTCTGCCGCCGCTGTATAAGGATGTGTGGCGAGAATATGGGTAACAGGGTCTTGGGAATTTTAAATAGGGGATACAGGGCATACATATCTCCCTTTAATGGAGATTTCCTTGAGAGTGGCTGTGAACACTGTGGAAGTTGTGTAGACGTCTGCCCTGTAGGTTCTCTCCTAGATAGGGCTTTTAAGTACAAGGATAGGCCCTGGAGAATGACTAAGACCTGGACTACCTGTTCCCTCTGCGGTAGCGGGTGTAGGGTTGAAATAGACACTTATCACAAGAAAGTTAAAAGGGCTGTTGGAAGAATAGGAATCAACGAAGGCCACAACAAAGGTTATCTGTGCGTTAGAGGGAAGTGGGGTTGGGATATTATCTACTCTGATAAAAGGTTGAAGGAGCCCCTTTTAAAGGAAGGTGGAGAG includes:
- a CDS encoding complex I 24 kDa subunit family protein is translated as MTYEEFREEIKKLKASNKYPSLKSYTLPSLWIAEKNFSRIDPEIIRIIAQELELPLVEVEEAARFYAMFHTKEKGKYVIRVCTNLSCMLNGAEDIVSELKRLLGIEVGQTTPDGLFTLEEYECMGLCDGAPALTINEERFLRVKKEELPQILKKFGWKGE
- the nuoF gene encoding NADH-quinone oxidoreductase subunit NuoF, translating into MMEKLLLRNVDKENSHTIDVYLSGGGYRAFKKALKEMTPDDVVEEVKISGLRGRGGAGFPTGMKWEFAAADVKEPKFFVCNADEGEPCTFKDRVIIEKDPHALIEGMLIGAYATGCRYGYIYIRGEYPIGRKILERAIAEAYERGFLGENILGTDFSFDLYVHSGAGAYICGEETALIESLEGKRGEPRIKPPFPVNAGYLWKPTVVNNVETLANVPLIIERGGKWYSQIGSPDCPGPKLFPVSGKVKRPGVYELPMGTPLEEIIFEHAGGIVKDRKLKAVFPGGASSSVLTSEEINVPMDFPSLAKAGTMLGSGAIMVLDETDCIVKATLRLTEFFRHESCGKCTPCREGTDWLVRILRRIEEGKGSEDDLDVILSISETMENSFCGLGMAAHNPAASTVRKFKDEYLLHVKLGRCPFRSV